In one Cloacibacillus porcorum genomic region, the following are encoded:
- a CDS encoding aconitase X swivel domain-containing protein — protein sequence MANNKKVYKCRSIVRGSGAGEAVVSKDAMCFYLTDPTTGTVIERNHAIEGKSISGKVLVLQSGKGSSVVQADGFYQLWVRNNLPAAIIIGVPEPVIVSSAVMVGATMVDRLDDDPFEAIADGDYVEVDADAQEVRVWKGGKAAD from the coding sequence ATGGCTAACAACAAGAAAGTTTACAAGTGCCGTTCGATAGTCCGTGGGTCAGGAGCGGGAGAGGCGGTCGTGTCTAAAGACGCGATGTGCTTCTACCTTACCGACCCGACCACCGGCACCGTCATAGAGAGAAACCACGCGATCGAGGGCAAAAGCATCTCCGGCAAGGTGCTGGTCCTCCAGTCCGGCAAAGGGAGTTCCGTAGTCCAGGCAGACGGCTTCTACCAGCTGTGGGTGAGAAACAACCTGCCGGCCGCAATAATCATAGGGGTACCCGAACCAGTCATCGTATCCTCAGCCGTTATGGTCGGCGCGACTATGGTCGACCGTCTTGATGATGACCCCTTCGAGGCTATCGCCGACGGCGATTATGTCGAGGTCGACGCTGACGCCCAGGAGGTACGCGTGTGGAAAGGAGGTAAAG